CCATTTCGGGTTAAATTCGAAATCTCCAGAATACCGGTATCCATGCGAATAGCATCTTCAGGACAGGCCTCGACGCAATAGCCGCAGAAAATGCACAAACCCAGATCGATGTCAAAACTTTTCGGCATTTTTTCAATTTGGGGATCCTCCAGTTTCTCGTCCGCGATGATGTAAATGCAGTTTGCCGGGCAGACTGTTTCACACATCATGCAAGCCACACAGCGCGGTGTGCCGTCCTCCCGTTTTGTGAGACGGTGCATCGTCCGCAAACGGGGGAAAAGCGGACGAAGGAACTCAGGATACTGAATGGTGACCGCTCCCATTGCACTTCTCCTGATTCGCAGAGCCCGCAAAATATGCAAAGTCAAATTCCGAAAGAAGTGCTTCGAAGTCAGCCAGATCCCGGCGATAATTGCCGGTAAATAAAGTTTTTCCCAGAAAGTCAGGGGTTTGTATTTATCGTGGATATTCATGGTTAGAGCAAAAACTCAGTCATTGTTTCCGCGAGGTTTAGATGAGCAATCGTCAATACAGCTATCTTTAACTCCATAAA
The candidate division KSB1 bacterium DNA segment above includes these coding regions:
- a CDS encoding NADH-quinone oxidoreductase subunit I, with amino-acid sequence MNIHDKYKPLTFWEKLYLPAIIAGIWLTSKHFFRNLTLHILRALRIRRSAMGAVTIQYPEFLRPLFPRLRTMHRLTKREDGTPRCVACMMCETVCPANCIYIIADEKLEDPQIEKMPKSFDIDLGLCIFCGYCVEACPEDAIRMDTGILEISNLTRNGMVLDMETMLNLEPRQDRYVKYTKEGDIVSQEYLKQSKSE